The DNA region AGACTAAAGCAGAGTGCTCATTTCCCCCATCCCCCATGCTACTCTTTGGCTAGCTGGTAGGAGCGTGAATCAGCATTAGGTTGGGATCTCTGCACTTTCTTGTGCACAGACATAAACCAGAATACTGTCCACACACTTCAGATATCTGCCTGGACAGTTATGAAGACTTTAACCACTTATTAATGTTGGGTCAATAGTCTTGCACGTCTAGCGGATATTAAGGTTATGTAACATATTATGTCCCAGAGGCATGCTGTAGCCTTCTCACCAGCCTCAATACTTCTATTGGCAAAAAGGACTTTGAAAAAAGACAATGGGTTTGAATAAAGCTCACCTGTACCAACTTGGGCATAGGAATCTGGAGTCTTTGAGAGTCCAGGTTGATGTGGCCAATTTGCCATCGAGGCCTTCATGGCTAGCTAAACTGTAAGGTCCATTGCCAGTCAAGCACCTTGAACCTAAGTTGAACATCATCAGCTTGGAGGGAAGCCAATCCACCCAGCTGGGGAAGGGTTTGAAATGGAACATACAAGCAACAGTGATTGAGCATAAGGACACTGTAGCTATCCTCTTGCTTCATTCACCCATTTGTCTTTCCCGTGCATCTGTTTTCCCATCCAGCCAACTATAAGGTCAAGTCTTGATCCCTGCGGCTTAACATGCCCATTGTCCACGTACTTGCTCCCTTGATTAATCAGGAAATGGTGAAAAAGATAATTAGGGTTTAGTTCCAAGTGCCACATTCTGCTGGCTTTGAGAAGAGGCACACGTGAGGGAGATCACTAATGGTCCCAGTCCCTGGGCAATCACCCACGCAGTAGTCCTCCTCAGTTAAGCTGTCCTTGGAAAGGACTGAAGAGTAGGTGGTAAGACAGGTCAAGAGAAGTGAAAGAAGGAAAGGTGTGAGGACATTGGAATCAATTACTCACCAGTCACCTGTATGGTCCTGTGCATCCAAGCATAGTGGCTGTAGTGATTTCTGCTGGGAGAACAGGCAGCAGTGGTGCCGGCATCTATGGGAAAGAGTGACCTGCCAGCTGGGGCTGGAAGGCTGCTATCGCTGCTTCCACTGCCCGTGGGGCTTAGGTTGCTGTGTTCCTGTAAGCCTAAAGCGCCCGGGGTTGAGGTCATGTCGCTCATGGGCCCAGTGTTCATTGCACTGGATGGCCCGGGGTAGTAAGTGCTCCAGTCTTCCTGAGGGGGTCTATAAGGTGAGCCCCAGGTCTGCCAGTGACGGCGGGTGAAGATCTATGCTGGGCCCATGAGTATACCCGATGTAGTGAGTGTAAGCCAGGACTGCTGTGAAGTTGGAGGTGGGAAGCTCACTCCCACCTCCTCCAGTGGTGCTTCCTTCCACGGGGCTCCTGAGAATGCCCAGATACATTCTCGCTTTTTTTCCCAAAAGGCAGCTTCTGTACACGGTAGACTGGGTATGAGGAAGGAGTTCCTTAAACCATCCTTAAGTCCCTGTAAGGCCCCAACCCGACTTTAAGAAGCAGCAGGGAATCAATAGTTCAGTTTGTACCTGTGCTGAACTCTCCACTGCTCCTCTCAGACTACTCTATCCTGCATTTGCTATCTTGACGGTTTCCAGGTGACTAGTAGCCTGGTATAGATGGGCCAGCAATGGTTGGGCTGACAAGGGACTACAGGCTTTTATATAGCGTTTGCATTCAAATGAAGGGCCATTTCACTTTCACAGGGACTTGTTTACTCTATGCCTCCTCTCTCAGAACTCCCAAGCCTTTGAGTCTTATCTTGATCACTTTTGTCCATCTGGCCCCCATATCACTACTCTTGCATTTTGGGAGGCAAGAGGTCCTCCAGGAGTTTCTCACTAGCCCCCTTCATTAGTGAAATGGAGACATGCAGAGGCACAACCAAGTTCTGCTCTTTGGGATTCAGTCCTTACTCTAAGGCCTCTTCACTTTCCACTGACTTTCCTGTGCCCAGCATGCATGGTATCCCCTCTGCCCACATTCTCTAGAAAGGGTACTGGACATGCCACTGCAAAGGAGGGCTTTGTTTTGAAGAACAAAGATTCATTGTACAACTATATATTGTGCACCTACTCTGTGTGAGGTTTGTTggtaatgggggaaggtcatataaggaaccaggcccgggaactttggctggaactgcccacacccatgcccgccaaaagaaacttcccaggaacactttggaaaagaatgactatcagccaatgaaatttcaccatatcatatcaacccgaccaccctactgatgctataaattacccccccccccccacggaagaatctgtgcaacttctctggcccgttTTGCaaaccagagaacctcgtccgggatgcgctctactaaataaagcttttgctattccacacttggtgaatacacccttctttcttccttggcggggaaataccttacatttggtgccaaaacccgggaggaaCTTGAAGTCCACAAGGGaccactcctcttcccttcccttccaaggaagaatcaggacctctgaccttccacccactttggcacgtggtgtggtaagtccccggcctccagcctcccctcagttctttccactgaGACTCCCTGTTCGTAATCGTAAtcacagctgtgtcagggacctcatatccattctgagtgtgtgtgtgctcatggaGACATCCCAGAcacacccactctacctaaccatcctgtaaccagagcttgagttgtgggatgccaattctcatctctgatcactctgagACTGAGGGAGGCCATaaaggcacaggaatctaaacctgactcaaaaacactcttggagtgccttatctggaatctttcctccctaaagaagaaactgatcttcttctctgATGTGGCCGGGCCACAGAACTCACTGGATAATTGAACCaagtggcctcctgaagggactttcaattttaacaccctcacaaatttaactattgccaaaaaactgggaaatggttggagatcgcTTACATTCAGGGTTTCTAGTATTTGTGCTCCCATCCTAatttctgtgccacctgttctacagcgcaggccctttttggccagagaaccctcagctaaaccctccactccttaTCATTTGTACTTCACTGAcacccaactctctccccctcctgcttgaCCCCTGGGGTGCCCTTCTCTcgagacccctctctggtccctctgtggacctttTCCCTTCAGGAAGTCCCCTCCCTTGTTTGCCAGGatgccctcccttctccactgtgttcttaagctcCTCTTCTGCTGTCCCTCTTCTGCTGGCCATTGGCCCTCACgtgggtttgcagggctcctgacctcACGGACCAGCCCCGGTCTTCTTGTAGGAAGGCTTggtcctgtcctgcctctggctccagtgtttctggctggatctgggtgccgggctccccaggagcccccctcttcttattctcagcccccaaacccctatctgagtcctgatgaacatggcatttaaagtcgGGAGGAAAAGGCTGAGGCTGCTCACCAGActcgcatgcagcagaaggtaacaccccaaacccagactcttgtgtcagccctgaggctggcagagcaacaggggcaaggcataggaggtgcctgacccaagtcTGGGCCGCAAAATGGAACCCCACCGGgggcttgctttaaatgtggcagggAGGGTCACTGGGCCCAACAGTGCCCCTGCCTGTGGCCACCCACTAAGCCCGGCCCTGACTGCAAGTAgtccagtcactggcggagcaattgtcccctttgggcaacagctccttggagcctctgtgTGGAGAACAAGCCACCCAattgggaggccaagccagccaggcaggcccattGCTCGAACTCCTTGGCCTCATAAACAACTAACTTGGCCCGGACTCAAAGACCCCATCACCTTCGCTGAGCCCAGGGTAATACTACAGGTATTGGGTAAGTCCAtgtcatttcttgtggacacggaggctatcttctctgttttgccatcacaatctggacctctagttccctcataggtcttggttatgggaatggatgggaccccttctcttccccttcgcACGCCACCCCTGACATGTAATTTGGAAGAATTCCCCTTTTCGCACTTCTTCTTAGTTATACCATCATgacctgtaccccttctgggtcggtacattctacaaagtcttgaagccactatccagctgacggTATCTTCCCACTTACTTCTACCACTCCTTACTGAAAGCTCTCCTCTCACTACCACAGATTACCCTAGCCTGATCGCACCccttctcctttaaaaaatcCAGATGTAATACTCTTTGTAAATGGGAGTTCTGTACAGAGACCCAAAGGATGACGATGGGTGGCCTAtgtggtggtcaccacctcctccaccctagaagcccaaCAGCTACCAGAGGACACCACCTCCCAAAAAGCAGAGCTAATTGCCCTCACGTGGGCTCTCACTCTGGCCCAGATAAAATgcgtaactatatatactgactctaaatatgcttttcttatcactcacagccactctgccctctggaagaaaAGGGACTTTCTTAccaccaagggctcccccataattaatgctaccctcatttctaaacttttgcaggcattacagcttcccactgaggtggctgtggtacattgtaggggccatcaaacctctcaagaCTTGGTAGCCTTGGAAAATGCTCGGGCCAACCCTGTGgctcgaaacctcaccctgggagcctcccccactcctctaaTGTTTCTTTCCActtccttgaaaccttcctacactcctgaggaagaacagatcctcttcagaaagggtggagatgtgTGCAACCAGGAATGGATATTTCTCGGAGATacaattgccttaccaaaaggacaggctgaaactctcctttctgatatccactgttccttacatagagggccaaaagctctctatcggttcttgtaaccactctttttcttcccaggcctctaGCAGCCTATcgaaaaggtacacgcagcatgcACTATCTGTTCCAAAACCTTTACACAAGGGGGACTTTACCCTCACTTCCCTACTCATCAActgagggggcacgtgccaggccaggattggcaaattgacttcactcatatgccccctcacaaaaaactctgTTATCTCTCAACTTTTGTTAATACCTTTTCGgagtggatagaagcctttcctacCTCTCAAAAGACGgcagacaccgttgcctccattcttgttgaaaacatcatcccgcAATTTGGACTGCCGACTGCCATCCCGTCAGACAATGGCCCgaccttcactgcccaaatagtccagcaggttgccacttctctcaacattacctggagactccacataccctatcaccttCAATcgtcgggtaaggtggaaagggcccatggcatcctgaagggtcagtTAACCAAAGTTTCCATCGAGACCAGACtttcctggccaaacctcctccccctgacactcaccagaatcagaacAACCCTGTGAAACTcaactggactcagccccttgagctggtttatggtagaccattcctaattaATCACAACTCAtctgtcaacccccctcctcttgccacatacctcccctttctgtctttactccaccatcttctcagggaacatgaagaacggacccttcctcccatagggggtccagatgaagcacacccagctgtccccctccaaccaggagacagggttcttctgagggagctccagcctggctctggTTCACCAAAagtttgggccctgcagatcctcctgttgtTCCTATCCCTCCCACTGGGAACCTGCCACCACAGTgagttaaagcagggagcaatgctgttcaatgagacttgCCTGATGGAAGAAAACGTCAATGTCCTCAACTgactgcaagagaaactgcacaaggatctctcctcccacaaccagcttaactcctgatggcagccacccatccttaCCTGAgttgcccctatcctaggtctgtttctaattatcaacatattactcatatttgctcctcttttttagaTTCTTACAGGGCTGCATCCGTGAGGTTTCTTGAGTCATGGTCAACCAGATattcctacacccatatacatgACTCCcttcagagccaccaccttctgacctcccttccccacaacgcccctaaccagcaggaagtagccaaatAGCGGAGCTCCTATCTGacataaaaggtcggaatgtgaggtcggttgataatgggggaaggtcacataagGAACCAggtccgggaactttggctggaactgcccacacccatgcccgccaaaagaaacttcccaggaacacTTTGGAAAGgaatgactgtctgtcagccaatgaaatttcaccatgtcatatcaacCCGACCACCCTACTGATGCTataaattcccccccccccccccgcagaagAATCTgcgcgacttctctggcccgttTTGCgaaccagagaacctcgtccgggatgcgctctactaaataaagcttttgctattccacacttggtgaatacacccttctttcttcctcgatGGGGAAATACTTTACACTCTGTGCCAAGTACTGTTATGAGCACTGagaatacagcagtgaacaacAGACAACAGACAAACCTTCCTGGTCTCCCTTCCTAAGGCCCGTGTATAGGAGGCTGGATTAATTGGATGTCTTTACAAATATGCACAaattaaagaaagatgaaaagagtACAGTAGATTatggaaaggggaaggaaagagggagaagaaccaTATGAGTATTAGGCTTTCTTATTTTCCAGTCAGTTCTCTAGTttcagatgtcttttttttttttcttccaggtatggcttctgcctcaaagCCTTATAATGCAGAAACTGTTAGGATCTCTAATTTAAACAGGAAATTGTTGCCCCAAGGGGCCCAATTCCTGCAGTTTCAAACACCTTTCAGCTGCAGCCCCAACTTTCTTTTACACATAAGGAGATTTCCTTTGTAAAAATACAATTGTTGAAAGACATGGATTTGTTAATAATTGCCATTGAACTCAAAATTTTGCCTCAAGAAACCAGATCACCTCTTGACCACAAAACCAATCCGTATTCCAGTGTTCCTTCCCACATCCTCCTTCTCCAACCTCCTACCCATCCCTTTCCCCAAACCATCACAACCTTTAGTCCAGGTATAATCTTACTCAGGGAATGCGGTATTCTATAATGTTCAATCCAACCGGTACTCTATAAAGTTCAATCCAACCTGGCATCCCCATTAACTAATTCTTTTTTGGCTTTGGGAATATCACCTTAAATCTGGGAATTTCAGAGTTTTTCCCTGTTTAAATTAGAGATCCTAACGGTTTCTGCATTACAAGGCAGGATTTATTGAGCTAATGTACACAAACTGCTTAACTTAATGTTTGCCACACATCATGGGACCATGTATTCAcaaattcactcaacaaatattgagTCTTGGGTGCTATTCTATGAATGGAGATATCAATAGTGAACAGACAGAGCCTCTGGCCTTAttgagcttatattctagtgggCAGAGACactaataagtaaattttatgGCATGTCAAATCATAATAATACTATTAAGTCAAAGAAAGcagaaagtggccctggccagttggctcagcggtagagcgtaggcctggcgtgcgggagacccgggttcgattcccggccagggcacataggagaagcgcccatttgcttctccacccccccttcctctctgtctctctcttcccctcccgcagccatgctccattggaacaaagatggcccgggcgctggggatggctc from Saccopteryx leptura isolate mSacLep1 chromosome X, mSacLep1_pri_phased_curated, whole genome shotgun sequence includes:
- the CDX4 gene encoding LOW QUALITY PROTEIN: homeobox protein CDX-4 (The sequence of the model RefSeq protein was modified relative to this genomic sequence to represent the inferred CDS: deleted 1 base in 1 codon); this encodes MGAQILETLNSTVYRSCLLGKKARMYLGILRSPVEGSTTGGGGSELPTSNFTAVLAYTHYIGYTHGPSIDLHPPSLATWGSPYRPPQEDWSTYYPGPSSAMNTGPMSDMTSTPGALGLQEHSNLSPTGSGSSDSSLPAPAGRSLFPIDAGTTAACSPSRNHYSHYAWMHRTIQVTGSKYVDNGHVKPQGSRLDLIVGWMGKQMHGKDKWVNEARG